Within Streptobacillus felis, the genomic segment TACATAGGTAGAGAGCCGAATAAAGATGGGTTAGGATTAGAAAATAATGATGTTAAAGTTTCAGATAGAGGAGAAATACTTGTTGATGAATATTTAGAAACAAAAATATCTGG encodes:
- a CDS encoding FAD-dependent oxidoreductase, coding for MGREPNKDGLGLENNDVKVSDRGEILVDEYLETKISGIYAVGDV